From a single Chlorogloeopsis sp. ULAP01 genomic region:
- a CDS encoding ATP-binding protein, which produces MILTQLSLSFDSFAKVFPFHFVINRKLEIIQVGSVLERICPKEIIGNYFEQYFQINRPNISINFDAVIKQSRALFILEFLHNGMQLKGQMIYQLEQDLVFFIGSPWITDTNSLAPFGLKLKDFAIHDPIVDFIFLLQAKNIALADNEKLTAELTQQQMELKSALQIKENLAKIAKSQAERLKKSLVELQDAQAQLVQAEKMSSLGQMVAGIAHEINNPINFIYGNINYVEEYAQDLLNLVKIYQRYNCNQISEIQDYLKKIDLEYLTDDLPQIINSIKIGAERITEIVLSLRNFSRLDEAEMKRVDIHEGIDSTLLILQHRLKTQSNRSGIEIMKKYENLPLVECYPGQLNQVFMNVISNAIDALDGHKSTNSMADNQAPQSKITIATELLENHSVLIRIADNGSGIPDAIKSQIFDPFFTTKPVGKGTGLGLSISYKIVVEKHKGQLSCVSQPDQGTEFQITIPLSVDSQTVKNVESLNYVMQES; this is translated from the coding sequence ATGATTCTTACTCAGTTGAGTCTTTCGTTTGATTCATTTGCAAAAGTATTTCCATTTCATTTTGTAATTAACCGCAAATTGGAAATTATACAAGTTGGTTCTGTTCTAGAACGGATTTGTCCTAAAGAAATAATTGGCAACTATTTTGAACAGTATTTTCAAATTAATCGTCCAAATATTTCAATTAATTTTGATGCCGTTATTAAACAGTCTCGCGCTCTTTTCATCTTAGAATTTCTCCACAATGGAATGCAGCTTAAGGGACAAATGATTTATCAATTAGAGCAGGACTTAGTATTTTTTATTGGTTCTCCCTGGATAACTGATACTAATAGTCTTGCTCCTTTTGGTCTTAAACTCAAGGATTTTGCCATTCACGATCCGATTGTTGATTTTATTTTTTTACTACAAGCTAAGAATATAGCTTTAGCTGATAATGAAAAGTTAACAGCGGAACTAACTCAGCAACAAATGGAATTAAAGAGTGCGCTGCAAATCAAGGAAAACTTAGCTAAAATTGCTAAATCGCAGGCGGAAAGATTAAAAAAATCTTTAGTAGAGTTGCAAGATGCCCAAGCTCAATTAGTTCAAGCGGAAAAAATGTCTAGTCTTGGACAAATGGTGGCAGGTATAGCTCATGAAATTAATAATCCTATTAATTTTATTTATGGCAATATAAATTATGTTGAAGAATACGCACAAGACTTATTAAACTTAGTGAAAATTTATCAAAGGTATAATTGTAATCAAATATCAGAAATTCAAGATTATCTTAAAAAGATTGATTTAGAATACTTAACTGATGATTTACCACAAATCATCAATTCTATAAAAATAGGTGCAGAACGTATTACTGAGATAGTATTATCTCTTCGCAACTTCTCCCGCTTGGATGAAGCCGAGATGAAAAGGGTTGATATTCATGAAGGAATAGATAGTACTTTACTCATTTTGCAACATCGGCTCAAAACTCAATCAAATCGTTCTGGTATAGAAATTATGAAAAAATATGAAAATTTGCCTTTAGTAGAGTGCTACCCTGGTCAACTTAATCAAGTATTTATGAATGTAATTAGTAATGCGATTGATGCGCTAGATGGCCACAAAAGTACAAACTCTATGGCAGACAACCAAGCTCCTCAAAGTAAAATTACAATTGCTACAGAACTATTAGAAAATCACTCTGTTTTAATTAGAATTGCTGATAATGGTTCAGGTATACCTGATGCTATTAAATCACAAATTTTTGATCCGTTTTTCACAACTAAACCTGTTGGAAAAGGCACAGGGCTAGGTTTGTCAATCAGTTATAAAATAGTAGTGGAAAAACACAAGGGACAACTTAGTTGTGTTTCACAACCTGATCAGGGAACTGAGTTCCAGATCACAATACCTTTATCAGTTGATAGCCAAACAGTGAAGAATGTTGAATCACTGAATTATGTGATGCAAGAGAGTTAG
- the apcB gene encoding allophycocyanin subunit beta: MQDAITAVINSSDVQGKYLDTAALEKLKGYFSTGELRVRAATTIAANAAAIVKEAVAKSLLYSDITRPGGNMYTTRRYAACIRDLDYYLRYATYAMLAGDPSILDERVLNGLKETYNSLGVPIGATVQAIQSMKEVTASLVGPDAGKEMGVYFDYISSGLS; encoded by the coding sequence ATGCAAGACGCAATTACCGCTGTTATTAATTCTTCAGACGTTCAAGGTAAGTACTTGGACACTGCTGCTCTAGAGAAGCTCAAGGGCTACTTCTCGACTGGAGAACTACGTGTACGTGCTGCTACCACCATCGCTGCTAATGCTGCTGCGATCGTGAAAGAAGCTGTGGCTAAGTCCCTCCTGTACTCTGATATCACCCGTCCCGGCGGTAACATGTATACCACTCGCCGCTATGCTGCTTGCATCCGCGACTTGGATTACTACCTCCGCTACGCTACCTATGCTATGTTGGCTGGCGATCCCTCCATTTTGGACGAGCGCGTACTCAATGGCTTGAAGGAAACCTACAACTCCCTGGGTGTACCCATCGGCGCTACCGTACAAGCTATCCAATCAATGAAGGAAGTAACCGCTAGCTTGGTAGGCCCTGACGCTGGTAAAGAAATGGGTGTTTACTTCGACTATATCAGCTCTGGTTTGAGCTAG
- the apcA gene encoding allophycocyanin subunit alpha, with amino-acid sequence MSIVTKSIVNADAEARYLSPGELDRIKSFVSGGEKRLRIAQVLTDNRERIVKQAGDQLFQKRPDVVSPGGNAYGQEMTATCLRDLDYYLRLVTYGVVAGDVTPIEEIGIVGVREMYKSLGTPIDAVAAGVSAMKNVAASLLSADDASEAGAYFDYVAGALA; translated from the coding sequence ATGAGTATCGTCACGAAGTCCATCGTGAATGCAGATGCAGAAGCCCGCTATCTCAGCCCTGGCGAACTGGATCGGATTAAGAGCTTTGTTTCTGGTGGTGAAAAGCGCCTACGGATTGCTCAGGTTTTGACAGACAACCGTGAGCGGATTGTTAAGCAAGCTGGCGATCAGCTCTTCCAAAAGCGCCCTGATGTTGTTTCTCCTGGTGGCAACGCTTACGGTCAAGAAATGACCGCTACCTGCTTACGCGACCTAGATTACTACCTCCGCCTTGTTACCTACGGTGTTGTAGCTGGTGATGTTACCCCAATCGAAGAAATTGGTATTGTGGGTGTTCGTGAAATGTACAAGTCTCTCGGTACTCCCATCGATGCCGTTGCTGCTGGTGTAAGCGCAATGAAGAATGTTGCTGCTTCCCTGTTGTCTGCTGATGATGCTTCTGAAGCAGGCGCTTACTTCGATTACGTCGCTGGTGCTTTGGCGTAG
- a CDS encoding heme NO-binding domain-containing protein: MYGLVNKAIQDMVCSQFDEKIWEEIKQKAEIEVDVFIRMEAYPDDITHRLVKAASAVLNLSPQAIMQAFGEYWVQYTAQEGYGELMDMSGDNLVEFLENLDNLHARVGISFPKLQPPSFECTDTEEDTLSLHYRSNREGLAPMVIGLVKGLGTRFDTEVDITQTQSREEGAEHDEFLVKYKPQ, translated from the coding sequence ATGTACGGGTTAGTCAATAAAGCAATTCAAGATATGGTATGTAGTCAGTTTGACGAAAAGATTTGGGAAGAAATTAAGCAAAAAGCAGAGATAGAAGTAGATGTTTTTATCAGAATGGAAGCTTATCCTGATGACATAACTCATAGGCTAGTAAAAGCTGCTAGTGCTGTACTTAATCTGTCACCTCAAGCAATTATGCAAGCTTTCGGAGAATATTGGGTGCAGTATACAGCACAGGAGGGTTACGGTGAACTGATGGATATGAGTGGGGATAACTTAGTTGAATTTCTAGAAAATCTCGATAACCTTCATGCTCGCGTAGGAATTAGTTTTCCTAAACTTCAACCTCCATCTTTTGAGTGTACAGATACAGAAGAAGATACTTTGAGCTTACACTATCGTTCAAATAGAGAAGGACTAGCTCCAATGGTGATTGGTTTAGTTAAGGGATTGGGAACAAGATTTGATACCGAAGTTGATATTACCCAAACCCAAAGTCGGGAAGAAGGGGCTGAACATGATGAATTTTTGGTGAAATATAAACCACAATGA
- a CDS encoding class I SAM-dependent methyltransferase, with the protein MTSSNNHNSTKNLYDRTASQWVRGEPASLSDFTARPFVLELCEPVRGLRVLDLGCGEGYCSRELRKRGAAQVFGMDISEGMIAAASLQEAEVSLGIHYQVGCATELKQFGDRTFDLVVAVFLFNYLTTAQTQQCIAEVARILCPGGKFVFSVPHPSFPYMREAAYPFYFEVKGRGYFSKRDWQFPGRIWKRDGSWLNVQLVHKTLEDYFDALKKAGFNTMPNLKELRVTPEHIALDELFFRPLIDLPLHLAIQVSR; encoded by the coding sequence ATGACAAGTTCCAATAATCATAATTCCACTAAAAACCTTTATGACAGAACAGCATCACAGTGGGTTAGAGGAGAACCTGCTTCACTGTCTGACTTTACAGCACGCCCCTTTGTGCTAGAACTTTGCGAGCCTGTTAGGGGTTTGCGAGTACTCGATCTTGGTTGTGGCGAAGGTTATTGCAGCCGAGAATTACGTAAAAGAGGTGCGGCACAAGTATTTGGTATGGATATTTCCGAAGGTATGATTGCCGCAGCCAGCTTGCAGGAAGCAGAAGTTTCCTTAGGTATTCACTATCAAGTAGGGTGTGCTACCGAGCTCAAACAATTTGGCGATCGTACATTTGACTTAGTAGTTGCAGTTTTCCTTTTTAATTACTTAACAACTGCTCAAACTCAGCAATGCATAGCTGAAGTCGCACGCATACTTTGCCCTGGGGGTAAATTTGTTTTCAGCGTTCCCCATCCATCCTTTCCTTATATGCGAGAAGCTGCTTATCCCTTCTATTTTGAAGTTAAAGGTAGAGGCTATTTCAGTAAACGAGATTGGCAATTTCCAGGGCGGATATGGAAAAGAGACGGTTCTTGGCTAAATGTGCAATTAGTTCATAAAACCTTAGAAGACTATTTTGATGCTCTCAAAAAAGCTGGCTTCAATACGATGCCAAACCTAAAAGAATTACGAGTTACTCCAGAACATATAGCACTTGATGAATTATTCTTCCGTCCTTTGATTGATTTACCACTTCATCTCGCTATACAGGTATCACGATGA
- a CDS encoding glycosyltransferase family 4 protein, translating into MSKSRLAYVSFDNFPGSKGAAIHIAAFSQALAATFGDVQLVTVSPTVEILKENEIYPQVRQTMLPAIGKTLIHRVLSFRRSLQMWFQGKRFEVVQIRSIYEGLPIALNKKQYCDRLIFEVNGLPSIELKYRYPAIADDKELLHKLRSQEQICLEVADLIVTPSTITSQYLQSRGISSQKIRVIPNGVDLKVFTYFSGAISCSLGFLSSLQDKFLPGWDTGNTPLQMLYFGTLSPWQGVNLAIEALQLINQNFPAYLTVIGQARNYQIKALQKLAFKLGVADKLIILEPMSQSLLVKYIHASNLVLAPLTPSDRNLVQGCCPLKILEAMATGIPVIASDLPVVRELGVDGVHFLLVKPGSAKAIKDAALRLRQEPQLTKQLTTNARKRIEETYTWESAGKALIAAYTELGIKRSIMV; encoded by the coding sequence ATGTCTAAATCAAGGTTAGCTTACGTTTCTTTTGATAATTTTCCCGGTTCCAAGGGTGCGGCAATTCATATTGCTGCTTTTTCTCAAGCTTTAGCAGCAACCTTTGGTGATGTTCAGCTAGTAACGGTTTCTCCTACAGTCGAAATATTAAAGGAAAATGAAATTTACCCACAGGTTAGACAAACGATGTTGCCTGCTATCGGTAAGACGTTAATTCATCGAGTTTTATCTTTCCGTCGTTCCTTACAAATGTGGTTTCAAGGAAAGAGGTTTGAGGTGGTGCAGATTCGTTCGATTTATGAAGGTTTGCCGATCGCACTCAATAAAAAACAATATTGTGATCGCTTAATTTTTGAAGTTAATGGTTTGCCTTCAATTGAGCTGAAGTATCGCTATCCAGCCATAGCTGATGATAAAGAATTACTACATAAACTACGTTCTCAAGAACAAATTTGTCTGGAAGTAGCCGATTTAATAGTTACACCCAGTACTATCACTAGTCAGTATTTGCAAAGTAGGGGAATTTCATCCCAAAAAATTCGTGTAATTCCCAATGGTGTAGATTTGAAAGTTTTTACCTATTTTTCAGGTGCTATATCTTGTAGTTTGGGCTTCTTGTCTAGTTTACAAGATAAGTTTTTGCCTGGTTGGGATACTGGTAATACACCTTTACAAATGCTTTACTTTGGTACCCTTTCACCTTGGCAAGGTGTAAATCTAGCAATAGAAGCATTACAACTAATAAACCAAAATTTTCCTGCTTACCTAACAGTGATTGGGCAAGCAAGAAACTATCAAATTAAAGCTTTACAAAAATTAGCCTTCAAACTGGGAGTGGCAGACAAGCTAATTATTCTAGAACCAATGTCGCAAAGCCTATTGGTAAAATACATCCACGCTTCAAATTTAGTTTTGGCGCCACTTACACCTAGCGATCGCAATTTAGTTCAAGGTTGTTGTCCCCTCAAAATTTTAGAAGCAATGGCAACGGGAATACCAGTAATTGCTAGCGATTTGCCAGTAGTAAGAGAATTGGGAGTCGATGGAGTACATTTTCTATTAGTTAAGCCAGGTTCAGCAAAGGCAATTAAAGATGCTGCTTTGCGATTGCGTCAAGAGCCACAATTGACAAAACAACTAACAACAAATGCCCGTAAACGAATAGAGGAAACTTATACATGGGAATCTGCTGGTAAAGCTTTAATTGCAGCTTATACAGAATTGGGAATTAAACGCTCGATAATGGTTTGA
- a CDS encoding iron-containing redox enzyme family protein: MKNLSSFNKVQESLRGITANHPLWNHEFLSRCRARQLSLQEVQILAVQMYKFSKEFNRILASILSCCKDESAQLVILENLFDEMGQGDLNQSHPELFRRFTRVLGIDDEILAIQAPTLETQALVNTYLQIPHKYGFLGALGAVCYASEGIVSTLYTQLYQGIIGAAPLPKESLIFFEVHIDVDDSHAAKLAALIEPRLTTNDELDKIKLAILEAMNARVQFFNGVQRQINESSLITNSLMLMNV; the protein is encoded by the coding sequence ATGAAAAACTTATCTTCTTTTAATAAAGTTCAGGAATCTTTACGTGGAATTACGGCTAATCATCCCCTTTGGAATCATGAATTTTTAAGCCGTTGTCGTGCTAGGCAATTGTCTTTGCAAGAGGTACAAATACTAGCTGTTCAAATGTACAAATTCTCTAAAGAATTTAATCGTATCTTGGCTAGCATTTTATCTTGCTGTAAAGATGAAAGTGCTCAGTTAGTCATCCTAGAAAATCTATTTGACGAAATGGGACAAGGAGATTTAAATCAGTCTCATCCAGAATTATTTCGTCGCTTCACACGTGTACTTGGTATTGATGATGAGATTCTTGCCATACAGGCTCCAACTCTTGAAACTCAAGCCTTAGTTAATACCTACCTACAAATACCACACAAGTATGGTTTTTTAGGTGCTCTTGGTGCAGTGTGTTACGCTTCCGAAGGTATTGTGAGTACACTATATACTCAACTTTATCAAGGCATCATTGGCGCTGCACCTTTACCGAAAGAGTCTTTGATATTTTTTGAAGTACATATTGATGTGGATGATAGTCATGCAGCAAAGTTAGCAGCACTGATTGAACCTCGGCTAACCACAAATGATGAGTTAGACAAGATAAAACTTGCTATTTTAGAGGCAATGAATGCTCGTGTGCAATTCTTTAATGGAGTTCAGCGTCAAATAAATGAGTCTAGCTTGATTACTAATTCATTGATGCTTATGAACGTATAA
- a CDS encoding phycobilisome linker polypeptide codes for MSRLFKITACVPSQTRIRTQRELQNTYFTKLVPYENWFREQQRIQKMGGKIVKVELATGKQGTNTGLA; via the coding sequence ATGTCGCGCTTATTTAAAATTACTGCTTGCGTTCCCAGCCAAACTAGAATTCGCACTCAACGGGAATTGCAAAATACTTACTTCACTAAGTTAGTTCCTTATGAAAACTGGTTCCGCGAACAGCAACGTATTCAAAAAATGGGCGGCAAAATCGTTAAAGTAGAATTAGCTACTGGTAAGCAAGGAACAAATACTGGTTTAGCTTAA
- a CDS encoding glycosyltransferase yields MPSTVSARGNDIDREIFPPGDFARLQWTLQNASMITAVSADMAGKVNLLSGRNDVVVLKNTVNIEIFCPSLLTKKGEVTRESLGVAPQEVVLGFCGELREKKGQQFLLNALTRIRTQRPACLLIIGEIRAVEESVLQSYKTQYPENALRIIITGHLSNPKVIAQHLQLCDVYLQPSLWEGMPNALLEAMACGCCCIASDAGGIAEVISHGENGFLISRSHLHKLGEAVLDYLAMTPEAKNRISQAARDRILKQHSILQEKQQLQTIIERLIPNSV; encoded by the coding sequence ATGCCCAGCACTGTTAGTGCTCGTGGTAATGATATTGACAGAGAAATATTCCCACCAGGAGATTTTGCTCGCCTGCAATGGACGCTGCAAAATGCCAGTATGATTACAGCTGTGAGTGCTGATATGGCTGGCAAAGTTAATTTACTGAGTGGGCGCAATGATGTGGTAGTGTTGAAAAATACGGTTAATATAGAAATATTTTGTCCCTCTTTGCTTACAAAAAAGGGAGAAGTTACTAGAGAGTCTTTAGGAGTTGCTCCACAGGAAGTAGTATTGGGGTTCTGTGGAGAATTACGGGAAAAAAAAGGACAGCAGTTTCTACTCAATGCCTTGACAAGAATTCGCACGCAGCGCCCCGCTTGTCTATTAATTATTGGAGAAATCAGGGCAGTTGAAGAATCTGTGTTGCAATCATATAAAACTCAGTATCCAGAAAATGCACTGCGCATAATTATTACTGGGCATTTATCTAACCCAAAGGTGATCGCTCAACATTTACAGTTATGCGATGTTTACCTTCAGCCATCCTTGTGGGAGGGAATGCCGAATGCACTCTTAGAGGCAATGGCTTGTGGGTGTTGCTGCATTGCTAGCGATGCGGGTGGAATTGCGGAGGTGATTTCGCATGGAGAAAATGGCTTTTTGATTTCTCGTTCTCATTTACACAAGTTGGGTGAGGCAGTACTAGATTATTTGGCAATGACACCAGAAGCAAAAAATAGAATTAGCCAAGCAGCACGCGATCGCATCCTCAAACAACATTCCATACTTCAAGAAAAACAGCAACTTCAAACCATTATCGAGCGTTTAATTCCCAATTCTGTATAA